One Dokdonia sp. Dokd-P16 genomic window carries:
- a CDS encoding acyltransferase family protein, giving the protein MISKFLSDKIKAISFLLMIMVVFLHSYNLKIKFTTETALIEKGYNSFIQNLISEGITRVAVPLFFIISGYLFFLSIKNGSTSEFFSKFRKRYKTLVLPYLLWSIYGLLFFLFLQLIPFSKPFFTNNLIIDYSLKDWFNSIFLNPIPYQLWFIRDLIVLIIFSPILYWLVKYFKVYIICIFLITWLFQFDYLIFSNEALLFFALGAFFGIQKINIQKIKLRKKNAMVCMIWVLLVFIKTYLIYVNVENEWLIRILHKSSILVGIASIWLLYDIIFEKKDIEKSKCYQLFQYSFFLFAFHEPVLTIFKKGFYYVLGQSQLSSFLIYFSAPVITILVSVIVGTLTKKYIPQGYYLMTGGR; this is encoded by the coding sequence ATGATAAGCAAATTTTTAAGTGACAAAATAAAAGCAATCTCATTTCTATTAATGATAATGGTAGTGTTCTTACATTCTTATAATCTGAAAATAAAATTTACCACAGAGACTGCATTAATAGAAAAAGGTTATAATTCGTTTATTCAAAACTTAATAAGTGAAGGCATAACAAGAGTTGCTGTTCCCTTATTTTTTATAATCTCAGGTTACTTATTTTTCTTATCAATTAAGAATGGTTCTACATCTGAGTTTTTCTCCAAATTCAGAAAAAGATATAAAACTCTTGTTTTACCTTATCTACTATGGTCTATTTATGGTTTATTATTCTTTCTTTTCTTACAATTAATCCCGTTTTCAAAACCATTTTTTACAAATAATTTAATTATTGATTATTCACTTAAAGACTGGTTTAATAGTATTTTTTTGAATCCTATTCCATACCAGCTATGGTTTATAAGAGATTTAATTGTGTTGATTATTTTTTCCCCAATCTTATACTGGCTAGTAAAATATTTTAAAGTTTATATCATATGTATATTCTTAATTACCTGGTTATTTCAATTTGATTATTTAATTTTTTCTAATGAGGCTTTGTTATTTTTTGCTCTTGGTGCATTCTTTGGCATACAAAAAATAAATATTCAGAAGATAAAGTTGAGAAAGAAAAATGCTATGGTATGTATGATTTGGGTTTTATTGGTTTTTATTAAAACCTACTTAATATACGTAAACGTTGAAAATGAATGGTTGATTAGAATATTGCACAAGTCAAGTATCTTAGTGGGAATAGCATCAATCTGGCTTTTGTATGATATCATTTTTGAGAAAAAGGACATAGAGAAATCTAAATGTTATCAACTCTTTCAATATTCATTTTTCTTATTTGCATTCCACGAGCCTGTTTTAACGATTTTTAAAAAAGGTTTTTATTATGTGTTAGGCCAGTCTCAATTAAGCTCGTTTTTAATTTATTTCTCAGCTCCGGTGATTACCATTTTAGTAAGTGTCATTGTTGGGACTCTCACAAAAAAATATATCCCTCAAGGTTATTATTTAATGACCGGAGGAAGATAA
- a CDS encoding CPCC family cysteine-rich protein, translating to MEEIYRDKAKELIAETILNESNCDLEELKIDFPYYDYTEEISSLISSGKISRLSEQNLIGIETEEWFDIEFTLEFRPIYRLYLIDSLLHVTNQYLEMRLFEFKIEYKVIGAKELTGKCPCCEFYSIDFGEDGAWDICPVCFWENGGSGPNHMTLKEAQQNFNEIGAMSESALKFIDPKGKLKYKKEHSKELN from the coding sequence ATGGAAGAAATCTATAGAGATAAGGCGAAAGAACTAATTGCAGAAACAATTCTAAATGAATCCAACTGCGACCTTGAAGAATTGAAGATTGACTTTCCTTACTACGATTACACAGAGGAAATTAGTAGTCTCATCTCAAGTGGTAAAATCTCTAGATTATCTGAACAAAACCTTATTGGGATTGAAACAGAAGAATGGTTTGATATAGAATTCACCTTAGAATTTAGACCTATATATCGACTCTATTTAATTGATTCTCTTTTACATGTCACTAATCAATATCTTGAAATGAGATTATTTGAATTCAAAATTGAATATAAAGTTATAGGGGCTAAAGAACTAACTGGAAAATGTCCTTGCTGCGAATTCTATTCAATAGATTTTGGAGAAGATGGAGCTTGGGATATTTGTCCTGTCTGTTTCTGGGAAAATGGAGGTAGCGGACCAAATCATATGACTTTAAAGGAAGCTCAACAGAATTTTAATGAGATTGGAGCAATGAGTGAATCCGCCCTGAAATTTATTGACCCAAAAGGAAAATTAAAATATAAAAAAGAACATAGCAAAGAACTGAATTAA
- a CDS encoding aminotransferase class III-fold pyridoxal phosphate-dependent enzyme, whose product MNTFLEKEFGIKILNKKILDGYDNKNYHIATEENDFIYKTYTYSESLKDTVEAENEVLLYLQEEFDSYIPKPVPFKDNSYVKIVDSDNDKVISRMLSFLKGEFLGKAKHTPSLFESLGTFLAKIDIKLKDLKNYTIQARRWEWDIQYFDLNKKYINDIPNPKDRNVVAYFFNQFEEIVRPIIPELRKQVIHNDANEWNLLVKNGEISGIIDFGDVAHTFLINELAIAITYGCYDKENPLEWAVVLIKAYHQVLPIEEKELKILYYLIAARLCTSVCNSAHARKADPNNTYASISEKSAWKMLYRWLAINPIKAENEFRKAAGLTKLEQMHIKEVLKRRFQHISPILSLSYKEPIHMVRSAFQYMYDADGNTFLDAYNNIPHVGHSHPKVVQAGKKQMAQLNTNTRYLFDELAIYAEKLLGHFPPKLNKVFFVNSGSAASDLAIRMANNHTGSKHMMVMELGYHGNTQTSLEISDYKFNNPKGNGQKKHIIKTVIPDTYKGVYQKDNPNAGKLYGLDAVAQIKDSTVPISAFISEPIVGCAGQVPLPKGYLNEIYPAIRAQGGVCISDEVQTGFGRLGQHFWGFEASDVIPDMVILGKPIANGHPMGAVVCTEEIAATFEKGVEFFSSFGGNPVSCAIATAVLDAIEEEGLQVNAKVVGEHYTLLLKELMHKYGCIGDIRGSGLFIGCEIVRDNSKNPNTELANHIKNELRRKHILISTDGPFDNIIKTKPALCFSKENADTVVEAIDEVLKTHYNNVYSA is encoded by the coding sequence ATGAACACATTTTTAGAAAAAGAATTTGGCATCAAAATTCTGAACAAAAAGATACTTGATGGTTATGATAACAAGAACTATCATATCGCTACTGAAGAAAATGATTTTATCTATAAGACTTATACTTATTCAGAATCGTTAAAAGATACCGTTGAAGCAGAGAATGAAGTTCTTCTTTACTTACAAGAAGAATTTGACTCGTATATTCCAAAGCCTGTTCCCTTTAAAGACAATTCCTATGTGAAAATAGTAGACTCAGATAATGATAAAGTAATTTCCCGTATGCTTTCTTTTTTGAAAGGAGAATTTCTTGGAAAAGCAAAACATACACCATCCTTATTTGAATCCTTGGGAACTTTCTTGGCAAAGATAGATATCAAATTAAAAGACTTAAAAAACTACACCATTCAAGCCAGAAGATGGGAATGGGATATTCAATACTTTGATCTAAATAAAAAATATATCAATGACATTCCCAACCCAAAGGATAGAAATGTAGTTGCCTATTTTTTTAATCAATTTGAGGAAATTGTAAGACCTATCATTCCAGAACTAAGAAAACAGGTCATTCATAATGATGCTAACGAATGGAACTTACTTGTTAAAAATGGTGAGATTTCAGGAATCATTGATTTCGGAGATGTTGCTCATACCTTTTTAATTAACGAATTAGCCATAGCTATCACTTACGGATGCTATGACAAAGAGAATCCCCTAGAATGGGCTGTTGTACTTATTAAAGCGTATCATCAAGTACTGCCAATAGAAGAGAAAGAACTAAAAATTCTGTATTACCTCATAGCTGCAAGACTTTGTACCAGCGTATGCAATTCGGCACACGCACGTAAAGCAGACCCTAATAACACCTATGCATCTATAAGTGAGAAATCGGCTTGGAAAATGCTATATCGTTGGCTTGCAATAAATCCAATCAAAGCTGAAAATGAATTCAGAAAAGCAGCAGGTCTTACAAAGCTAGAACAGATGCATATAAAGGAAGTTCTAAAAAGAAGGTTTCAGCACATCAGCCCAATATTGTCATTAAGCTATAAAGAGCCTATTCATATGGTTCGTTCAGCATTTCAATATATGTATGACGCAGATGGGAATACTTTTTTAGATGCTTATAACAACATACCTCACGTAGGACATTCGCACCCAAAGGTGGTACAGGCAGGTAAAAAGCAAATGGCTCAACTGAATACCAATACAAGGTATTTATTTGATGAACTAGCTATATATGCTGAAAAATTATTGGGTCATTTTCCCCCTAAGTTGAACAAGGTGTTTTTTGTCAATTCTGGAAGTGCTGCTAGTGATTTGGCTATTAGAATGGCGAATAACCATACAGGGTCAAAACATATGATGGTAATGGAACTTGGCTATCACGGTAACACACAAACGTCCTTAGAAATAAGTGATTATAAATTCAACAATCCTAAAGGGAATGGTCAAAAAAAACACATTATAAAAACTGTTATACCAGATACTTACAAAGGAGTTTATCAAAAGGATAATCCCAATGCTGGAAAGCTATACGGATTAGATGCGGTAGCACAAATTAAAGATAGTACTGTACCAATTTCTGCCTTCATTAGTGAGCCTATTGTAGGCTGTGCAGGTCAAGTGCCATTGCCAAAAGGTTATTTAAATGAAATCTACCCAGCCATAAGAGCACAAGGGGGAGTTTGTATTAGTGATGAAGTTCAAACAGGATTCGGGCGACTGGGACAACACTTTTGGGGATTTGAAGCTTCTGATGTAATACCTGATATGGTAATACTTGGTAAGCCAATAGCAAATGGTCACCCAATGGGAGCTGTGGTTTGTACGGAGGAGATTGCTGCTACTTTTGAAAAAGGTGTAGAGTTCTTTAGTTCGTTTGGAGGCAACCCAGTTTCTTGTGCCATAGCTACTGCGGTATTAGATGCTATAGAAGAAGAAGGACTACAAGTCAATGCTAAAGTAGTAGGCGAACATTACACATTACTGCTAAAAGAATTAATGCATAAATATGGTTGCATTGGAGATATAAGAGGTAGCGGATTATTTATTGGTTGCGAAATAGTAAGAGATAATTCCAAAAACCCAAATACAGAACTAGCGAATCACATTAAGAATGAATTACGAAGGAAACATATATTAATAAGTACTGATGGTCCTTTTGACAACATTATAAAAACTAAACCAGCCTTGTGTTTTAGCAAAGAGAATGCGGATACTGTCGTAGAGGCTATTGATGAGGTATTAAAAACGCATTACAACAATGTGTATAGTGCATAG
- a CDS encoding type II toxin-antitoxin system ParD family antitoxin: MGKNTSISLGNHFEDFIREEVNSGRYGSASEVIRSALRLLEREEKKERELIKALEVGENSGFVENFDPKQHLKELHRKHL, from the coding sequence ATGGGAAAGAACACATCAATATCACTTGGAAATCATTTTGAGGATTTTATCAGAGAAGAAGTAAATTCTGGTAGATATGGTTCAGCTAGCGAAGTAATTCGTTCCGCTTTACGTCTGTTAGAACGTGAAGAAAAAAAAGAAAGAGAGCTTATTAAAGCTCTCGAAGTTGGAGAAAATAGCGGATTTGTTGAAAATTTTGATCCAAAACAACATTTGAAAGAATTACATCGTAAGCATTTATGA
- a CDS encoding VOC family protein, whose translation MAAFHYAFKVKDIESTRKFYVDILGCKEGRFTETWLDFDFFDNQLSAHISDDFPELDYCGKVDGISVPIPHFGCLLDMDVFERIQKKLESEKIDFVVKPQKRYQGKVGEQLTMFVFDFSGNPLEFKSFSNPDEIFK comes from the coding sequence ATGGCAGCATTCCACTATGCATTTAAAGTAAAAGATATAGAATCAACAAGAAAATTCTATGTAGATATTTTGGGCTGTAAAGAAGGCAGGTTTACAGAAACTTGGCTTGATTTTGATTTTTTTGATAATCAGCTTTCAGCGCACATTAGTGATGATTTTCCCGAATTAGACTACTGTGGTAAGGTAGATGGGATTAGTGTTCCAATTCCTCATTTTGGGTGCTTACTGGATATGGATGTGTTTGAAAGAATACAAAAGAAACTAGAATCAGAAAAAATTGATTTTGTTGTTAAGCCGCAAAAAAGATACCAAGGAAAAGTAGGCGAACAATTGACAATGTTTGTTTTTGATTTTAGTGGTAATCCTTTGGAATTTAAGTCATTTTCTAACCCTGACGAGATATTTAAGTAA
- a CDS encoding DUF4932 domain-containing protein yields the protein MKKTSLLILLLLTIVFACKNKTVNETIISENNLENKVIFKTDERTEFFRTIFNLAVQDDLPSDITPCKTEYLNRINTYFKPFKNHSLIKYIYNHETMGIDFPTVGLMYESLENFEMDSMYRKEFPAYGITIEEMDSIKPLLIDFYNKSDFKSFFNDNKKYYDDATQNVQQEIDEENLFNTITEFYQSNENGLELHVIVELTNNANNKAVSFYDYYNPKKRAVIVANLCDNSNEPTLQNTFLELDNSLRTRIYHESSHLFTDELLNKHIGNLDQYKSICEDCNEAEIIDTVDHLIVNVLQELISFREFGKDDGHNFYLNKCKDVRKEIYITLSNYKPKGEIPFEQIYIECMNLIKLAASEK from the coding sequence ATGAAAAAAACATCATTATTAATTTTACTGCTTTTAACTATTGTCTTCGCTTGTAAAAATAAGACTGTCAACGAAACTATAATTTCTGAAAATAATTTAGAAAACAAAGTGATTTTCAAAACTGACGAACGAACGGAGTTTTTTAGAACAATATTTAATCTTGCAGTTCAAGATGATTTACCTTCGGATATAACACCTTGCAAAACAGAATATTTAAATAGAATAAACACTTATTTCAAACCATTCAAAAATCATAGTCTCATAAAATACATCTACAACCATGAAACAATGGGAATTGATTTTCCAACTGTTGGTTTGATGTATGAATCTTTAGAAAATTTTGAAATGGATTCAATGTATAGAAAAGAGTTTCCAGCCTATGGTATTACTATAGAAGAAATGGACTCTATAAAACCACTTCTTATTGATTTTTATAATAAATCTGATTTTAAATCTTTTTTCAATGATAACAAAAAGTATTATGATGATGCTACTCAAAATGTTCAACAAGAAATAGATGAAGAAAACCTTTTTAACACGATAACTGAATTTTATCAATCCAATGAAAATGGATTAGAGCTTCATGTCATTGTTGAGCTCACCAATAATGCAAATAATAAAGCTGTATCATTTTACGATTATTATAACCCTAAAAAACGAGCAGTAATTGTTGCTAATCTGTGTGACAATTCTAATGAACCAACTTTACAAAACACGTTTTTGGAGCTTGATAATAGTTTACGAACTAGAATATATCACGAATCTTCTCATCTATTTACAGATGAATTATTAAACAAACACATAGGAAATTTAGACCAATATAAATCTATTTGCGAAGATTGTAATGAAGCCGAGATAATAGATACTGTGGATCATCTTATTGTTAATGTATTACAAGAATTAATTTCATTTCGTGAATTTGGAAAAGATGATGGTCACAATTTTTATCTGAATAAATGCAAAGACGTAAGAAAAGAAATTTATATAACATTAAGTAATTACAAGCCTAAAGGCGAAATTCCATTCGAACAAATTTATATCGAATGTATGAATTTGATAAAATTAGCTGCATCTGAAAAATAA
- a CDS encoding type II toxin-antitoxin system RelE/ParE family toxin has product MSRNKYRISQQAIEDLDKIWIYTLNKWSKEQADRYYDLIMGEIDFIADNYLIEKSAEQTRKNYRVTKIKSHLIFYRKVENEIVEIVRILHQRIDIKKRLK; this is encoded by the coding sequence ATGAGTAGAAACAAATATCGCATAAGCCAACAAGCGATTGAGGATTTAGATAAAATTTGGATTTATACTCTTAACAAATGGTCTAAAGAACAAGCAGATAGGTATTACGATTTAATAATGGGTGAAATAGATTTCATTGCGGATAATTATCTGATTGAAAAATCGGCTGAACAAACCCGAAAAAATTATCGTGTAACCAAAATTAAATCGCATCTAATATTCTACAGAAAAGTTGAAAATGAAATTGTAGAAATCGTTAGAATTTTACATCAGAGAATCGATATTAAAAAACGACTGAAATAA
- a CDS encoding TolC family protein, giving the protein MNKIINIIKMKKFVVVGVFAFLSLYACVPTKMVRVEDKAVPEQFENQTTDSTTIATVKWKQFFSDSNLVTLIDSALANNQELNILLQRLNMAQNEIQAKTGEYLPSVNIVAGAEVEKVGEFTRNGAVEHNLNIREDEEFPEPLANFQAGLSASWELDVWKKLRNGKKAAVLEYLASVEGKNFMVTQLVSEIASAYYELMALDNQLDIIEQNLELQQNALKMVKLQKEAARATQLAVRRFDADVYKNQSNKFLIEQKIVETENLINFLVGRYPQSIVRNSGGFMQIPLDSFAVGVPSQLLANRTDIRQAELELEASKLNVKIARANFYPSFGIRAGIGLEAFNPKFLTSTPESLVYSLVGDVVSPLINRNAIKAAYNTSNNQQLQAVFEYERAILNAYMEVANQLSNTDKLNKSFQLKEEQVKALAESIDLSILLFKSARAEYTEVLLTQREALDSKIEIIETKRDQLLANVKLYQALGGGWN; this is encoded by the coding sequence ATGAATAAGATAATAAACATCATAAAGATGAAAAAATTCGTTGTCGTTGGCGTTTTTGCATTTCTGTCGTTATATGCTTGTGTGCCTACAAAAATGGTACGAGTAGAAGATAAAGCAGTACCAGAGCAGTTTGAAAATCAAACCACAGACTCAACAACCATTGCAACTGTAAAATGGAAGCAGTTCTTTTCAGACTCTAATTTAGTTACATTGATAGATTCGGCTTTGGCAAACAACCAAGAGCTTAATATTTTATTGCAGCGTCTCAATATGGCGCAGAATGAAATTCAAGCAAAAACAGGCGAATATTTACCTTCCGTAAATATTGTTGCAGGTGCAGAAGTTGAAAAAGTAGGTGAATTTACAAGAAATGGAGCTGTTGAACATAATCTCAATATTCGTGAGGACGAAGAATTTCCAGAACCCTTAGCAAATTTTCAAGCAGGACTGTCTGCTTCTTGGGAATTGGACGTTTGGAAAAAACTACGCAACGGAAAAAAAGCTGCTGTTTTAGAATATTTAGCTTCTGTGGAAGGTAAGAATTTTATGGTCACGCAACTGGTTTCAGAAATTGCAAGTGCGTATTATGAATTAATGGCTCTCGATAATCAATTAGATATTATTGAGCAAAATTTAGAGTTGCAACAAAATGCGCTTAAAATGGTCAAGTTGCAAAAGGAAGCAGCACGCGCAACACAATTAGCCGTGAGACGTTTTGATGCAGATGTGTATAAAAATCAAAGCAATAAGTTTTTGATAGAACAAAAAATTGTAGAAACTGAGAACCTTATTAATTTTCTCGTTGGAAGGTATCCGCAATCTATTGTACGTAATTCTGGTGGTTTTATGCAAATACCATTAGATTCTTTTGCAGTTGGTGTGCCTTCACAGCTTTTAGCAAACCGTACAGATATTAGACAAGCCGAATTAGAACTCGAAGCTTCAAAGCTAAACGTTAAAATTGCAAGAGCTAATTTTTATCCGTCTTTTGGTATTAGAGCAGGTATAGGTTTAGAGGCTTTTAATCCTAAATTTTTAACCAGCACACCAGAATCTTTAGTGTATTCATTGGTGGGCGATGTGGTGTCGCCATTAATTAACAGAAATGCGATTAAAGCAGCATATAATACCTCAAATAATCAGCAATTACAGGCTGTTTTTGAGTACGAGCGTGCTATTTTGAATGCGTATATGGAAGTCGCAAACCAATTATCAAATACAGATAAATTGAATAAAAGCTTCCAACTTAAAGAAGAACAAGTCAAGGCATTAGCAGAATCTATTGACTTGTCCATATTACTTTTTAAATCTGCAAGAGCCGAATACACCGAAGTATTACTAACACAACGAGAAGCTTTGGATTCTAAAATTGAAATTATAGAAACCAAACGCGACCAGTTACTTGCTAATGTAAAATTGTACCAAGCGCTTGGTGGTGGCTGGAATTAG
- a CDS encoding efflux RND transporter permease subunit, which translates to MFKQFIKRPVLAIVISVMIVFIGGLAIKQLPISQFPQIAPTTVNIFIAYPGSSAEVLVNSTLIPLETAINGVQDMRYIASDATSAGEATIRIIFEPGTDPNEAVVRVKTRVDQVMPLLPELVQREGVIITPVQPSMLMYVNLSSTDKNNDEKFLYNYAYTKVIPEIQRINGIASAQILGSRKYAMRVWLKPDRMRAYNISAEEVLEAMEEQSILARPGRLGQSSGMTSQSLEYVLTYQDRYNEPDQYKEIIIRANEKGEMIQLRDIADVKLGSEFFDIYSNLDGNPSASIVLKQTLGSNGSDVIETVKAKLAELEVDLPPDVNFQISYDVSKFLDASIEQVLHTLLEAFILVAIVVFLFLGDWRSTLIPIIAVPVSLIGAFFVMQMFGLSINLITLFALVLAIGIVVDDAIVVVEAVHLKMEEKNLTPYKATSEVLGEIGGAIIAITFVMVSVFIPISFMTGPVGVFYRQFSITMAGSIVISAIVALTLTPVLCAMLLKNNHGKKKKSLIDKFINWFNKGFERLTGKYVQILNKIVARRIVTFGILAAFCFGIYVTNEALPAGFIPNEDQGMIYAIIQTPPGSTLERTNEVAKRLQKICEETEGVASVTSLAGYEIMTEGRGSNAGTCLINLKPWGDRHHSVHEIMEELEEETKDLGAVIEYFEPPAVPGFGSSGGFAMRLLDKTNSTDYHQFESINNKFMESLSKREELTGLFTFFSANYPQYELKINNKIAMQKGVSINKAMENLNILIGSTYEQGFIRFGRFFKVYTQAAPEYRRLPSDLEKLFVKNESGEMVPYSAFMTVEKKLGPNEITRYNLYNSASIRGLPAKGFTSSDAINAIKEVAAKELPNGYDVAWEGLSFDEASRGNESLYVFIVVLIFVYLVLAAQYESFLLPFVVILSLPVGVFGSFFVLKIMGLSNDVYAQIGLIMLIGLLGKNAVLIVEFAVQKQREGATILQAAIEGSKARFRPILMTSFAFIAGLIPLVVASGAGAIGNRTIGGSSLGGMLIGTLFGVLIIPGLYYIFAKMAEGKSLIQDESFEPLSEDFIRNSEAVKQSKANTESISKLNKLINKLTKKNKNE; encoded by the coding sequence ATGTTTAAACAATTTATAAAAAGACCTGTCTTGGCAATTGTCATTTCGGTTATGATTGTGTTTATAGGAGGTCTTGCCATTAAGCAATTACCTATCTCACAGTTCCCGCAAATTGCACCAACTACGGTAAATATTTTTATTGCCTATCCAGGTTCGAGTGCAGAAGTATTGGTTAATTCCACATTAATTCCTTTAGAAACTGCTATTAATGGTGTTCAAGATATGCGTTACATCGCATCTGACGCTACAAGTGCTGGAGAAGCAACCATTCGTATTATTTTTGAACCTGGGACAGACCCAAATGAAGCAGTTGTTAGGGTAAAAACACGTGTGGACCAAGTAATGCCTTTGTTGCCAGAATTGGTACAACGAGAAGGTGTTATTATTACCCCTGTACAGCCGAGTATGTTGATGTACGTGAACTTATCGAGTACAGATAAAAATAACGACGAGAAATTTCTATACAATTATGCTTATACCAAAGTTATTCCGGAAATACAACGTATCAATGGAATTGCGAGTGCTCAAATTTTAGGAAGTAGAAAATATGCGATGCGTGTATGGTTAAAACCAGACCGAATGCGAGCGTATAATATTTCTGCGGAAGAAGTGCTTGAAGCTATGGAAGAGCAAAGTATTCTTGCCAGACCAGGACGTTTAGGACAAAGTTCCGGGATGACCTCGCAATCTTTAGAGTATGTTTTGACCTATCAAGACCGATATAACGAGCCAGACCAATACAAGGAGATTATCATTCGTGCCAATGAGAAAGGCGAAATGATACAACTCAGAGATATTGCAGATGTAAAATTAGGAAGTGAGTTTTTTGATATTTATTCTAATCTAGACGGAAATCCATCAGCATCTATTGTTCTTAAACAAACACTTGGCAGTAATGGTAGCGATGTTATTGAAACCGTAAAAGCAAAATTAGCAGAGCTTGAAGTCGATTTACCACCAGATGTAAATTTTCAAATAAGTTATGATGTATCTAAATTTCTAGATGCGTCTATTGAGCAGGTATTGCATACGCTATTAGAGGCTTTCATTTTGGTAGCTATTGTGGTATTCCTATTTTTAGGCGATTGGCGTTCTACTTTAATCCCAATTATTGCTGTACCTGTATCCTTAATTGGGGCGTTTTTTGTAATGCAAATGTTCGGCTTATCCATTAACTTAATTACCCTATTTGCATTAGTTCTCGCCATTGGTATTGTGGTAGATGATGCCATTGTTGTGGTAGAGGCCGTCCATTTAAAGATGGAAGAGAAAAATCTCACGCCATATAAAGCGACATCAGAAGTATTAGGAGAAATAGGTGGAGCCATTATAGCAATCACTTTTGTAATGGTTTCCGTGTTTATACCCATTTCATTTATGACGGGTCCCGTGGGTGTTTTTTATCGCCAATTTTCAATAACAATGGCTGGTTCTATTGTTATTTCTGCAATTGTCGCATTGACATTAACACCAGTTTTATGTGCGATGTTATTAAAGAATAACCACGGAAAAAAGAAAAAGTCACTAATAGATAAATTCATTAATTGGTTTAATAAGGGATTTGAACGTTTAACAGGAAAGTATGTCCAAATCCTGAACAAAATTGTGGCAAGACGTATTGTTACCTTTGGGATTTTAGCTGCTTTTTGCTTCGGAATTTATGTAACCAACGAAGCGCTTCCTGCTGGTTTTATTCCTAATGAAGACCAAGGAATGATTTACGCCATTATACAAACACCACCAGGGTCAACGTTAGAACGTACTAATGAAGTAGCAAAAAGACTTCAAAAAATATGCGAAGAAACCGAAGGTGTCGCATCTGTAACTTCATTAGCAGGTTATGAAATTATGACCGAAGGTCGAGGCTCTAACGCAGGTACCTGTTTAATCAATCTAAAACCTTGGGGAGACCGACACCATTCCGTTCACGAAATTATGGAGGAACTGGAAGAAGAAACTAAAGATTTGGGTGCAGTCATCGAGTATTTCGAACCACCAGCAGTTCCAGGATTCGGTTCTTCGGGAGGTTTTGCAATGCGTTTGTTGGATAAAACGAACTCAACCGATTATCATCAGTTTGAGAGTATCAACAATAAGTTTATGGAATCCTTGTCTAAACGAGAAGAATTAACAGGATTATTTACGTTCTTTTCTGCAAATTATCCTCAATATGAATTGAAAATCAATAATAAAATTGCAATGCAAAAAGGAGTTTCCATTAATAAAGCTATGGAAAACCTGAATATCTTAATCGGTAGTACTTACGAACAAGGGTTTATACGTTTTGGTCGTTTCTTTAAGGTTTATACCCAAGCAGCACCAGAATATAGACGTTTACCTTCAGATTTAGAAAAATTATTCGTGAAGAATGAAAGTGGCGAAATGGTTCCTTATTCTGCTTTTATGACGGTTGAAAAGAAATTAGGACCTAACGAAATTACACGTTATAACCTTTACAATTCAGCTTCCATTAGAGGTTTGCCAGCAAAAGGATTTACCAGTAGTGACGCCATAAATGCCATTAAGGAAGTGGCAGCAAAAGAATTGCCAAATGGCTATGATGTTGCTTGGGAAGGCTTGTCTTTTGACGAAGCCAGCAGAGGTAACGAGTCTTTGTATGTCTTTATAGTTGTTCTAATTTTTGTTTATTTAGTGCTTGCTGCACAATACGAAAGTTTCTTATTGCCTTTCGTAGTGATTTTATCGCTTCCGGTTGGAGTTTTTGGATCTTTTTTCGTTTTAAAAATTATGGGATTATCTAATGATGTGTATGCACAAATAGGATTAATAATGCTTATTGGCCTTTTAGGGAAAAATGCAGTTTTAATTGTGGAGTTTGCAGTTCAGAAACAGCGTGAAGGCGCTACGATTTTACAAGCCGCAATTGAAGGTTCAAAGGCACGTTTTAGACCTATTTTAATGACATCGTTTGCCTTTATCGCAGGATTAATTCCGTTAGTAGTTGCTTCTGGAGCAGGTGCTATTGGAAACAGAACTATTGGCGGTTCATCTTTAGGAGGTATGCTTATTGGAACGCTTTTCGGAGTACTAATTATTCCTGGTTTATATTACATTTTTGCTAAAATGGCAGAAGGCAAAAGTCTGATTCAAGATGAATCTTTTGAGCCACTTTCCGAAGATTTTATTAGAAATAGTGAGGCAGTAAAACAATCCAAAGCCAATACTGAAAGTATTAGCAAATTGAATAAACTGATTAATAAACTGACAAAAAAGAATAAAAATGAATAA